In Opitutaceae bacterium TAV5, one genomic interval encodes:
- a CDS encoding ABC transporter permease — protein sequence MVRPHLPKLSLGILLILLATALTLPGPWIVKLVIDDALPAHDLHKLGLLLGIFTAIFIARGFVTFLRTRLLQFTAMRIVCDIRIALFAHMQSLSLRYFDAHQTAKITSRISQDTNEFYQLTNGFLINLIADTVTVFSVLGFLYWVEWRLALCVTLVLPFFVFNYLHNRRRMREESRTHRDNWDRVIGFLQERVAAARVVKSFTREAAETTRFAGGINQDYFNFSRIVMRNTRLAIVADLLGSFGALIVLGYGGWMVIKGQMQVGTLVAFNGYIAFVFPPIVRFVDLAAVLQRASTSMENIFALLDTKPEVKDEPGAAELPPARGEVEFRSVCFDYEPATPPSSPGVAASPANRPGNPVLGVRRPRTLTDVSFKVPAGRMVAIVGPSGSGKSTLINLLARFYDVASGEVLVDGYDVRRVTVESLRRQIGIVLQENVLFSGTVEDNIKYGRPDATREEILAAATAANAHEFILTMPDGYSTVIGERGAKLSGGQRQRIAIARAILKDPRILIFDEATSALDTVSERLIQQAMERLMENRTSFVIAHRLSTIQKADMILVMEGGRLVEAGRHEDLVDAGGLYSRLHALQFRDPV from the coding sequence ATGGTTCGTCCGCACCTGCCGAAACTCTCCCTGGGCATCCTGCTCATCCTCCTCGCCACGGCGCTCACCCTGCCGGGCCCGTGGATCGTGAAACTCGTCATCGACGACGCCCTTCCGGCTCACGACCTGCACAAGCTCGGGCTGCTGCTCGGCATCTTTACGGCGATCTTTATTGCCCGCGGCTTCGTCACCTTCCTGCGCACGCGCCTCCTGCAGTTCACCGCCATGCGCATCGTGTGCGATATCCGGATCGCGCTCTTCGCCCACATGCAGTCGCTCTCGCTGCGCTATTTCGACGCGCACCAGACGGCGAAAATCACCTCCCGCATCTCGCAGGACACCAACGAATTTTACCAGCTCACCAACGGCTTTCTCATCAACCTCATCGCCGACACCGTCACCGTCTTCAGCGTGCTCGGGTTTCTCTACTGGGTGGAGTGGCGGCTGGCGCTGTGCGTGACGCTCGTCCTGCCGTTTTTTGTCTTCAACTACCTGCACAACCGCCGCCGCATGCGCGAGGAAAGCCGCACCCACCGCGACAACTGGGACCGCGTCATCGGTTTCCTCCAGGAGCGCGTCGCCGCCGCCCGCGTCGTCAAGTCCTTCACCCGCGAAGCCGCCGAAACCACGCGCTTCGCCGGCGGCATCAACCAGGATTATTTCAACTTCTCGCGCATCGTCATGCGCAATACCCGGCTCGCCATCGTGGCCGATCTGCTCGGCTCGTTCGGCGCGCTCATCGTGCTCGGTTACGGCGGCTGGATGGTTATCAAGGGCCAGATGCAGGTCGGCACGCTGGTCGCCTTCAACGGCTACATCGCCTTCGTGTTTCCGCCCATCGTCCGTTTTGTCGATCTCGCGGCGGTGCTCCAGCGTGCCAGCACGTCGATGGAAAACATCTTTGCGCTCCTCGACACCAAACCCGAGGTGAAGGACGAACCCGGCGCGGCCGAACTGCCGCCGGCGCGCGGCGAGGTCGAGTTTCGCAGCGTCTGCTTCGACTACGAACCGGCGACGCCGCCTTCCAGTCCGGGCGTGGCCGCCTCGCCGGCCAATCGCCCCGGCAACCCCGTGCTCGGCGTGCGCCGCCCGCGCACGCTGACGGACGTAAGTTTCAAGGTGCCGGCAGGCCGCATGGTCGCCATCGTCGGCCCGAGCGGTTCGGGCAAGAGCACACTCATCAATCTGCTCGCGCGCTTTTACGACGTGGCGTCCGGCGAGGTGCTGGTGGACGGCTACGACGTGCGCCGCGTCACGGTCGAGTCGCTCCGCCGCCAGATCGGCATCGTGCTCCAGGAAAACGTCCTCTTTTCCGGCACGGTCGAGGACAACATCAAGTACGGCCGCCCCGACGCCACCCGGGAGGAGATTCTCGCCGCCGCCACCGCCGCCAACGCGCACGAGTTCATCCTGACGATGCCCGACGGCTACTCGACGGTGATCGGCGAACGCGGCGCCAAGCTCTCCGGCGGACAGCGCCAGCGGATCGCCATCGCCCGCGCGATCCTGAAGGACCCGCGCATCCTGATTTTCGACGAGGCCACGAGCGCGCTCGACACGGTATCGGAGCGCCTGATACAGCAGGCGATGGAGCGATTGATGGAGAACCGCACCAGCTTCGTGATCGCGCACCGCCTGTCCACGATCCAGAAGGCCGACATGATCCTCGTCATGGAAGGCGGCCGGCTCGTCGAGGCGGGGCGGCACGAGGACCTCGTCGATGCCGGCGGTCTCTACTCGCGCCTGCACGCCTTGCAGTTCCGCGATCCGGTGTGA
- a CDS encoding N-terminal cleavage protein, producing the protein MHPVSRFATLGKIPDHPPAPGRPFRAFTLIELLTVIAIIGILAAIIIPTVGKVRSTARAVQCVSNLRQIHGAIQLYASEHRERFPGPLWGGQEPYYNPAPGTTPGLLAKLLADYLPTTEISATRRTNEMFMCPGWVAAGGPDRAEKKTFVVNIRPWGASHGAWDFCPFGDINFTQGQPRWQQRTLAEMTAYPLSRTWMMVDVDKEFLDGTGNTASWGSGILPAPAHGSARNVLFYDGHVERVPAAKFVPSL; encoded by the coding sequence ATGCACCCCGTATCCCGATTCGCCACACTTGGAAAAATCCCCGATCATCCGCCGGCGCCCGGGCGGCCCTTCCGGGCGTTCACCCTGATCGAGCTGCTCACCGTCATCGCCATCATCGGCATCCTCGCGGCGATCATCATTCCGACTGTCGGCAAGGTGCGCTCCACGGCGCGCGCCGTCCAGTGCGTGTCCAACCTGCGCCAGATTCACGGGGCGATCCAGCTCTATGCCTCGGAGCACCGGGAACGGTTTCCGGGACCGCTTTGGGGCGGACAGGAACCTTACTACAACCCGGCCCCCGGGACTACGCCCGGGTTGCTTGCGAAGCTGCTGGCCGACTATCTGCCGACCACGGAGATCAGCGCCACCCGGCGTACGAACGAAATGTTCATGTGCCCGGGATGGGTCGCCGCCGGCGGACCTGATCGCGCGGAAAAAAAGACGTTTGTCGTCAACATCCGCCCGTGGGGCGCCAGTCACGGGGCATGGGATTTTTGTCCGTTCGGCGACATCAACTTCACCCAGGGTCAGCCAAGATGGCAGCAGCGCACCCTCGCCGAAATGACGGCGTATCCGCTTTCCCGTACATGGATGATGGTGGATGTGGACAAGGAATTTCTGGACGGCACCGGCAATACCGCCAGTTGGGGCTCCGGCATCCTGCCGGCACCGGCGCACGGCAGCGCGCGCAATGTCCTGTTTTACGACGGCCACGTGGAGCGCGTGCCGGCGGCAAAGTTCGTGCCTTCGCTCTGA
- a CDS encoding sugar ABC transporter substrate-binding protein, producing the protein MKRLIPLIGLALLAAAFFLALFKVFTRASERRDPDTKIIRIGHWLIHDGMREAFAEVIADYERIHPDVRVEQNAVPLKTWFAWQRAQWTGGTTPDIMQLGKGTGDAELGRYYLPLSSRIDAPNPYNAGTPLEGIPWRETFVDGLASGMTYNTALGENFGIPAQINTVRFFYNRHLLRAITGRDTLDGLTLDGFLELGHAAREHAARTGRPIVPLSVCGPYAEGLFDQISGALTQHHVLDNPVRTLRNDPARFAADYLAGDWKLDTPDIRRVLELWSEIAALAQPGYAQLQREDAHFTFVTGSALFLYAGSWDYSGITQQARFPVGIMRIPLPRPGEGRYGEFTLGVPSEVEAGLEAVMGVSRDSPHPELAIDFLRWLTSYPMAVKFSALSRRISAVVDVPAPAELDAVRPAAGGLFGGPSISLRHIGGSNAALVFNQNIHLLDASPLAGGDARRGIEPFIEAVRARWTPAIRRDLALLQRARLRNIRTADTRAFFAASEPAVTDTAAAPGVDAIFEAVLDQELDLARLRGSLAP; encoded by the coding sequence ATGAAACGCCTCATCCCCCTCATCGGACTCGCCCTGCTCGCCGCCGCTTTTTTCCTCGCGCTTTTCAAGGTCTTCACCCGGGCCTCGGAACGTCGCGACCCGGATACAAAAATCATCCGCATCGGCCACTGGCTCATTCACGACGGCATGCGCGAGGCCTTCGCCGAAGTCATCGCCGACTACGAGCGCATCCACCCCGACGTGCGCGTCGAGCAGAATGCCGTTCCCCTCAAGACCTGGTTTGCCTGGCAGCGCGCCCAGTGGACCGGCGGCACCACGCCCGACATCATGCAGCTCGGCAAGGGCACCGGTGACGCCGAACTCGGCCGCTACTATCTCCCGCTCTCGTCCCGGATCGACGCCCCCAATCCCTACAACGCCGGCACGCCGCTCGAAGGCATCCCCTGGCGCGAGACCTTTGTCGACGGGCTCGCCAGCGGCATGACCTACAACACCGCGCTCGGCGAGAATTTCGGCATCCCGGCGCAGATCAACACCGTCCGCTTCTTCTACAACCGCCACCTCCTCCGCGCCATCACCGGCCGCGACACCCTCGACGGCCTCACCCTCGACGGATTTCTCGAACTCGGTCACGCCGCCCGCGAGCATGCCGCCCGCACCGGCCGCCCGATCGTGCCGCTCTCCGTCTGCGGACCCTACGCCGAGGGCCTCTTCGACCAGATTTCCGGCGCGCTTACCCAGCACCACGTCCTCGACAACCCCGTCCGCACCCTTCGCAACGATCCCGCCCGCTTCGCCGCCGACTACCTCGCAGGTGACTGGAAACTGGATACGCCCGACATCCGCCGCGTGCTCGAACTGTGGTCGGAAATCGCTGCCCTCGCCCAGCCCGGCTACGCCCAGCTCCAGCGCGAGGACGCCCATTTCACCTTCGTCACGGGCAGCGCGCTCTTTCTCTATGCCGGCAGCTGGGACTACTCGGGCATCACGCAACAGGCCCGGTTCCCTGTCGGCATCATGCGCATCCCGCTGCCGCGTCCGGGCGAGGGCCGCTACGGCGAATTCACGCTCGGCGTTCCCTCCGAAGTCGAGGCCGGCCTCGAAGCCGTCATGGGGGTTTCGCGCGATTCTCCCCATCCGGAACTCGCCATCGATTTCCTGCGTTGGCTCACCAGCTATCCGATGGCGGTGAAATTCTCCGCGCTCAGCCGGCGCATCTCCGCCGTGGTCGATGTGCCTGCGCCGGCCGAACTCGACGCGGTCCGACCCGCCGCCGGCGGACTGTTCGGCGGCCCGAGCATCAGCCTGCGGCATATCGGCGGCAGCAACGCCGCCCTCGTTTTCAACCAGAATATCCATCTCCTCGACGCCAGCCCTCTGGCCGGCGGCGATGCCCGGCGCGGCATCGAACCCTTCATCGAAGCCGTCCGCGCCCGCTGGACGCCCGCCATCCGTCGCGATCTCGCGCTGCTGCAACGCGCGCGCCTGCGCAACATCCGCACCGCCGACACCCGCGCGTTCTTCGCCGCCAGCGAGCCGGCCGTCACCGACACGGCCGCCGCCCCCGGAGTCGATGCGATTTTCGAGGCCGTCCTCGATCAGGAACTCGACCTGGCCCGCCTGCGCGGCAGCCTCGCGCCGTAA
- a CDS encoding biopolymer transporter TonB, with protein MLYELINSAVANDRPPPKLVAMLPRSCFFPRRLVPVGVAFAFVLIALLLVRPGHAAAAEKIRTDGQTLLEQKDFDIAGKSGSGPDHEIRRLASGGPDGIAALRVITHAGADKPWKAQLRATSRFPVAKGDTGLVQFYARATDTSHESGQATVRINLQNAAGQYPRILVAQFPVDRDWRLISAPFAFRQDHTAGDVILNLDFGYGKQAVDVAGLRLSNQGNTPMASLPRTRASYPGQAPDAPWRQAALARIEKIRKGDLALVVTDAAGQPVSGASIRIDQTAHAFRFGTAVSADLLVADSGEAGKYREMLGRLFNAASLENDLKWPVWAGEWSGYDRRRTLEALAWLKENGFAVRGHVMVWPGWKNLPESVRRLRGTADEKRISGLVLEHIRDIGAATKPFISEWDVLNEPYSNHDLMDAFGRSVMVDWFDEASRLLPGVPLYLNDWGNHDQSNEPDHVRHFEETARYLLDHGAKLGGLGLQCHIGGLPSSPEALLATLDRYRETLGLPVRVTEFDVNTDDDELRADYTRDFLIAMFSHPSVAGVQFWGFWAGRHWLPKAALYGRDWTETPAGAVYRELYQQTWHTRDAGLTDREGRWATRGFYGRYNVEVERDGKTQVLAIAHEPGETGPYRVVLPPGF; from the coding sequence ATGCTTTACGAGTTAATCAATTCCGCGGTGGCCAACGACCGCCCCCCGCCGAAGCTCGTCGCCATGTTGCCTCGGTCATGTTTTTTCCCGCGCCGCCTGGTCCCCGTTGGCGTCGCTTTTGCCTTCGTCCTGATTGCTCTGCTTCTCGTCCGGCCCGGCCATGCCGCCGCCGCAGAAAAAATCCGGACCGACGGCCAAACCCTTCTCGAACAAAAAGACTTCGACATCGCGGGAAAATCCGGCTCCGGCCCCGATCATGAAATCCGCCGCCTCGCTTCCGGCGGCCCCGACGGCATCGCGGCCCTGCGCGTGATCACACATGCGGGCGCGGACAAACCCTGGAAGGCGCAGCTCCGGGCAACCTCCCGCTTCCCCGTCGCGAAAGGCGACACCGGCCTCGTGCAGTTTTACGCCCGCGCCACCGACACCAGCCATGAAAGCGGCCAGGCTACCGTGCGCATCAACCTGCAAAACGCCGCCGGTCAATACCCGCGCATCCTTGTCGCCCAGTTCCCCGTCGATCGCGACTGGCGGCTCATCAGCGCGCCCTTCGCGTTCCGCCAGGATCACACCGCCGGCGACGTCATCCTCAACCTCGATTTCGGTTACGGAAAACAGGCGGTGGACGTGGCCGGCCTGCGTCTCTCGAACCAGGGGAACACACCGATGGCGTCGTTGCCGCGCACCCGCGCCAGCTATCCCGGACAAGCCCCCGATGCGCCCTGGCGACAGGCCGCACTCGCCCGCATCGAGAAAATCCGCAAAGGCGACCTCGCTCTCGTCGTGACCGACGCCGCCGGCCAGCCCGTGTCGGGCGCGAGCATCCGCATCGACCAGACCGCGCACGCCTTCCGGTTCGGTACCGCCGTCAGCGCCGACCTGCTTGTCGCCGACTCCGGCGAGGCCGGAAAATACCGCGAAATGCTCGGCCGGCTCTTCAACGCCGCCAGCCTCGAAAACGACCTGAAGTGGCCTGTCTGGGCCGGCGAATGGTCCGGCTACGACCGGCGCCGCACGCTGGAAGCTCTGGCGTGGCTGAAGGAAAACGGATTTGCCGTGCGCGGCCACGTCATGGTCTGGCCGGGCTGGAAAAACCTGCCCGAATCCGTCCGCAGACTGCGCGGCACGGCCGACGAGAAACGCATCTCCGGCCTCGTCCTCGAACACATCCGCGACATCGGCGCGGCGACAAAACCCTTCATCTCCGAATGGGATGTCCTGAACGAGCCTTACAGCAACCATGACCTGATGGATGCCTTTGGACGCTCCGTCATGGTGGACTGGTTTGACGAAGCCTCCCGCCTGCTCCCCGGAGTCCCGCTCTACCTCAATGACTGGGGCAACCACGACCAGTCGAACGAGCCCGACCATGTGCGCCATTTCGAGGAGACCGCCCGCTACCTGCTCGACCACGGGGCGAAGCTCGGCGGACTCGGCCTGCAATGCCACATCGGCGGCCTCCCGTCTTCTCCGGAAGCCTTGCTCGCCACCCTCGACCGCTATCGGGAAACGCTCGGCCTGCCTGTTCGGGTGACGGAATTCGACGTCAACACCGATGACGATGAACTGCGCGCCGACTACACTCGCGATTTTCTCATCGCCATGTTCAGCCACCCGTCGGTCGCCGGCGTGCAGTTCTGGGGTTTCTGGGCGGGCAGACACTGGTTGCCCAAGGCCGCGCTCTACGGGCGGGACTGGACGGAAACTCCGGCCGGCGCCGTTTATCGGGAATTGTATCAGCAAACCTGGCACACACGCGACGCCGGCCTGACGGATCGCGAGGGTCGATGGGCCACGCGGGGTTTTTACGGACGTTACAACGTCGAGGTGGAGCGCGATGGAAAGACGCAGGTTCTGGCGATCGCGCACGAGCCGGGAGAGACCGGCCCGTACCGGGTCGTGTTGCCGCCAGGTTTCTGA
- a CDS encoding LacI family transcriptional regulator codes for METIARRLRVSKVTVSNAMRGSGRISAETRARVLAMAGQLGYRPNPLVTALMSNLRRKRSSRRCTLAFVTCFPQRDEWCSHPTFVQFQAGAERRATELGYRLETHWSGEVEHNSRRLSTILYARGIPGLVLAPLPANGIGIELDWSHFSTVAIGHTFTGFHAHRVSNHQFHSIKLAMDELVARGYRRIGLIMPAMDDNKVENIWSAGFIAARQRHRLPSIAPIVLPRFEAATAVPWIKRKRLDAVVSTNHHMLRHMRGIGIDVPGEAGFVHLDWSAEKGEMAGVNQRSDQIGAAAIDLLIEQLNNNEAGIPLLPKTVMIDGCWHEGPSLRPRETAF; via the coding sequence ATGGAGACGATTGCCCGGCGTCTGCGCGTGTCGAAGGTCACCGTTTCGAACGCCATGCGCGGCAGCGGACGCATCTCGGCGGAGACACGCGCCCGCGTGCTCGCGATGGCCGGCCAGCTCGGCTACCGTCCCAATCCCCTCGTCACCGCCCTGATGAGCAACCTGCGCCGCAAACGTTCCAGCCGTCGCTGCACGCTGGCGTTCGTCACCTGTTTCCCGCAACGCGACGAATGGTGCTCGCACCCGACCTTCGTGCAGTTTCAGGCCGGCGCGGAGCGGCGCGCCACCGAACTGGGTTACCGTCTGGAAACCCACTGGTCGGGCGAGGTGGAGCACAACAGCCGGCGCCTGAGCACCATCCTCTATGCGCGTGGCATTCCCGGTCTCGTGCTCGCGCCGCTGCCCGCCAACGGCATCGGTATCGAACTCGACTGGAGCCACTTTTCCACCGTTGCGATCGGGCACACCTTTACCGGCTTTCATGCCCACCGCGTCAGCAACCACCAGTTTCACTCGATCAAGCTCGCGATGGATGAACTCGTCGCGCGGGGCTACCGCCGCATCGGGCTGATCATGCCGGCGATGGACGACAACAAGGTCGAAAACATCTGGTCGGCCGGCTTCATCGCCGCGCGCCAGCGGCACCGGTTGCCCTCCATCGCGCCCATCGTGCTGCCACGTTTCGAAGCGGCGACCGCCGTCCCCTGGATCAAACGCAAGCGACTCGACGCCGTGGTGAGCACAAACCACCACATGCTGCGCCACATGCGCGGCATCGGCATCGACGTTCCCGGCGAAGCCGGTTTCGTTCACCTGGACTGGTCCGCCGAAAAAGGCGAAATGGCGGGCGTGAACCAGCGCTCCGACCAGATCGGCGCGGCGGCGATCGACCTGCTGATCGAACAACTCAACAACAACGAAGCGGGCATCCCCCTCCTCCCCAAAACCGTCATGATCGACGGTTGCTGGCACGAAGGCCCGAGCCTGCGGCCACGGGAGACCGCCTTCTGA
- a CDS encoding heparinase, which yields MRRLTSLSFLVVILAVITSALFARENTKSTGPVLPSIDPARVAEIAGWLSGRTAPAFYSPPFADRAFWIRAAAAHPPTELEAAATKAAKKEPPPLTEELYDDFRKTGRRGAWEKPHAARTERLGLFLFAEGIANDGRHLPHLERELAAILDEPTWAIPPHAGRRATWHDAYDLVDLAAAIRAWDIALCDYLLGDRLSPDIRKRLRSEIRARVTEPYLQRVRSASRRDFWWMNGGNNWNAICNAGVMASTLLLADWPVEERAELIAAFETLTAFFIDGFGDDGFCHEGIGYWSFGYGHYMLGSELIRLATDGRIDLLAGKKQELIATFDVRWQLTGGIFPAFGDVRIASRAPAHWHDFATLRYGGSGGIIGRSASPTWVQPQGLGARLYITPWDLSLPRPPPGSPEARAIAAKVKTPPLRDWFPDGGALVVRRRPAEQGLVAAFKGGHNNQPHNHNDLGSFVLLCEGEIALTDLGTDVYTKDTFSPKRYTSGVMNSFGHPVPRVAGQLQRTGAGAQAVTVRADFNDNADTWEIDLTSAYDVPALERLTRTFVFTRADGGRLEIVDRVRFKPGQPQAFGSALVLRPDQKRENATASGFRVGQVEISWSADADTTATILLSEDPVHGIVSGQAPRGTRLGLDFASPVTETTLHLFIAPAR from the coding sequence ATGCGTCGCCTCACTTCCCTGTCTTTTCTCGTCGTCATCCTTGCGGTAATAACGTCCGCACTGTTTGCCCGGGAAAACACAAAGAGCACCGGCCCGGTCCTCCCCTCAATCGATCCGGCTCGCGTTGCCGAAATTGCCGGCTGGTTGTCCGGCCGCACCGCTCCTGCCTTTTATTCTCCCCCCTTCGCTGACCGCGCATTCTGGATACGGGCGGCCGCCGCCCATCCGCCGACGGAACTGGAGGCCGCCGCGACAAAGGCGGCGAAAAAGGAACCTCCGCCGCTGACCGAGGAACTCTACGACGATTTCAGGAAAACCGGACGACGCGGAGCCTGGGAAAAACCCCACGCCGCCCGCACCGAACGCCTCGGCCTGTTTCTCTTTGCCGAAGGCATTGCCAACGACGGGCGCCACCTCCCGCACCTCGAACGGGAGCTCGCCGCCATTCTCGACGAACCCACCTGGGCCATCCCTCCCCACGCCGGGCGACGCGCAACCTGGCATGATGCGTACGACCTTGTCGATCTCGCCGCCGCGATCCGTGCCTGGGACATCGCCCTGTGCGATTACCTGCTCGGCGACCGCCTCTCCCCCGACATCCGCAAGCGTCTGCGTTCGGAAATACGCGCACGCGTCACCGAACCCTACCTCCAGCGCGTACGCTCAGCCAGCCGCCGCGATTTCTGGTGGATGAACGGTGGCAACAACTGGAATGCCATTTGCAACGCCGGCGTCATGGCCAGCACCCTCCTGCTCGCGGACTGGCCGGTGGAGGAGCGGGCGGAACTGATCGCGGCTTTCGAAACCCTCACCGCCTTCTTCATCGACGGATTTGGCGACGACGGATTCTGCCACGAAGGCATCGGATACTGGTCTTTTGGATACGGCCATTATATGCTTGGCTCCGAGCTGATCCGCCTGGCTACGGACGGACGCATCGATCTGCTCGCGGGCAAAAAGCAGGAACTCATCGCCACCTTCGACGTCCGCTGGCAACTGACCGGCGGGATTTTTCCCGCCTTTGGCGATGTCAGGATCGCGTCGCGCGCACCGGCGCACTGGCACGATTTCGCGACGCTGCGCTATGGCGGTTCGGGCGGCATCATCGGTCGCAGCGCCAGTCCCACCTGGGTTCAGCCGCAGGGACTCGGTGCGCGACTTTATATCACCCCCTGGGATCTTTCCCTGCCCCGTCCTCCTCCCGGCTCCCCGGAGGCCCGGGCCATCGCCGCAAAAGTAAAAACCCCTCCCCTGCGCGACTGGTTTCCCGATGGCGGGGCGCTCGTCGTGCGACGCCGGCCCGCGGAACAGGGCCTGGTCGCTGCCTTCAAGGGCGGGCACAACAACCAGCCTCACAATCACAACGACCTCGGCTCCTTTGTCCTTCTCTGCGAGGGTGAAATCGCCCTGACCGACCTCGGCACCGACGTTTACACGAAAGACACCTTCAGTCCCAAACGCTACACCAGCGGAGTCATGAACTCCTTCGGCCATCCCGTCCCCCGCGTCGCCGGCCAGCTTCAACGCACCGGCGCCGGGGCGCAGGCAGTGACCGTGCGCGCCGATTTCAACGACAATGCCGACACCTGGGAAATCGACCTGACGAGCGCCTACGACGTACCCGCGCTGGAACGGCTCACCCGCACCTTCGTTTTCACCCGCGCAGACGGAGGGCGCCTGGAAATTGTGGATCGTGTTCGCTTCAAGCCGGGCCAGCCGCAAGCTTTCGGTTCGGCACTCGTTTTGCGTCCCGATCAGAAAAGGGAGAATGCAACCGCATCCGGTTTTCGCGTCGGACAGGTCGAAATCTCGTGGTCCGCCGATGCGGATACGACAGCGACCATCCTCCTTTCCGAAGATCCCGTCCACGGTATCGTTTCCGGCCAGGCTCCGCGAGGCACGCGCCTCGGCCTCGATTTCGCTTCGCCGGTGACCGAAACGACCCTCCACCTTTTCATCGCTCCGGCGAGATAG
- a CDS encoding anchor protein, which yields MKIYLHHPVISIARSGVVAAAFLLSWFATTVEAATVTLSASDTNDAPGFHTAGNWSDGLAPSSGNDYVVAGNRTLRTGTDASGYVFAGKSLTLGDGTNSGELALRSGGTFTVDDLVLHYGRVANYTSSVTTTLAGNVTLIGFGTFTPSAATRVLNISASIRGAGVLRIENGITIITSSNNTWSGGTLLRNSSGTTPASLDVRADGALGTGNVTLQPGTTLKLGGGTTHQYLHENASLILTTGLSAGSVDLSFVGSNLVTSVRIEGITWTETGTYGAIGSGADHEFGVFTGTGYLRIGAIPEPSTSAAILGGLLLLATCAGRRHR from the coding sequence ATGAAGATATACCTCCATCACCCGGTGATCTCCATCGCCCGATCCGGCGTCGTCGCCGCCGCGTTCCTGTTGTCATGGTTCGCCACTACGGTTGAAGCCGCGACGGTCACCCTGTCCGCCAGCGACACGAACGACGCCCCCGGTTTCCATACCGCAGGCAATTGGTCCGACGGCTTGGCGCCATCATCCGGAAACGACTATGTGGTCGCCGGCAACCGGACCCTCCGTACCGGCACCGATGCATCCGGCTATGTTTTCGCCGGCAAGAGCCTCACGCTCGGCGACGGCACCAACAGCGGCGAACTCGCGTTGCGTTCAGGCGGTACGTTTACCGTCGATGATCTGGTGCTTCACTACGGCCGGGTCGCCAACTACACAAGCAGCGTCACGACCACGCTCGCCGGCAACGTGACACTCATCGGTTTCGGCACATTCACCCCGTCGGCAGCCACGCGCGTCCTGAACATTTCCGCGTCGATCAGGGGCGCCGGCGTACTGAGGATTGAAAATGGCATCACTATCATCACCTCTTCGAACAACACCTGGTCCGGAGGCACGCTGCTGCGTAATTCCAGCGGGACTACCCCGGCATCGCTCGATGTCCGCGCCGATGGAGCCCTGGGAACCGGAAACGTCACCCTCCAGCCCGGCACCACGCTGAAACTCGGCGGCGGCACGACCCACCAGTACCTTCACGAGAATGCCTCCCTCATCCTCACCACCGGACTTTCCGCCGGCTCCGTCGATCTTTCGTTTGTGGGCTCCAATCTCGTCACCAGCGTAAGAATCGAGGGCATCACCTGGACGGAAACCGGCACCTATGGCGCCATCGGTTCGGGGGCCGACCACGAATTCGGCGTATTCACCGGCACAGGATACCTGCGAATTGGCGCCATTCCCGAGCCCTCGACCTCCGCGGCGATTCTCGGCGGTTTGCTGTTGCTGGCGACCTGCGCAGGGCGTCGTCATCGCTGA
- a CDS encoding N-terminal cleavage protein — MTPAKHSLSPAPLSPSARLHCRGAFTLIELLTVIAIISILAAIILPAVARVRQSARKAQATSDLRQVGTAISMYAADYKDKVPGPNGLGMNHTFNRNSDKPYYLAPAIAPYMSRRDQSKLGSDEETVPQLVCPGFLRHDPVIKRNRPHYVQNYTFEGISGKRVLGKTDNDPARQIEPPTLISLAQFSALSRIWVLTNLDQALVTDNPKMDNAGVTDSSWFKTSPAAPVWENSRLRLYFDAHVASVPRDADP; from the coding sequence ATGACCCCCGCGAAGCATTCCCTGTCACCTGCCCCTCTTTCCCCGTCGGCCCGCCTTCACTGCCGGGGCGCGTTCACCCTGATCGAACTGCTGACCGTGATCGCCATCATCAGCATCCTCGCCGCGATCATCCTGCCCGCCGTGGCCAGGGTCCGCCAGTCGGCCCGCAAGGCCCAGGCCACGTCCGACCTCCGGCAGGTCGGCACCGCCATCAGCATGTATGCCGCCGACTACAAGGACAAGGTGCCCGGGCCCAATGGCCTCGGCATGAATCACACCTTCAACCGCAACTCGGACAAACCGTATTATCTCGCTCCCGCCATCGCTCCCTACATGTCCCGACGCGACCAGAGCAAGCTGGGCAGCGACGAGGAAACCGTTCCCCAACTCGTCTGCCCCGGCTTTCTCCGGCACGACCCGGTCATCAAACGCAACCGGCCCCACTATGTGCAGAACTACACCTTCGAAGGCATCAGCGGGAAACGCGTGCTGGGAAAAACCGACAACGATCCCGCCAGACAGATCGAGCCACCCACACTCATCTCGCTGGCGCAGTTCAGCGCCCTTTCGCGCATCTGGGTGCTGACCAATCTCGACCAGGCTCTCGTGACCGATAACCCCAAAATGGACAACGCCGGCGTCACGGATTCCTCCTGGTTCAAGACATCCCCCGCGGCGCCCGTATGGGAAAACTCGCGCCTTCGTCTTTATTTCGATGCCCATGTCGCCTCCGTCCCCCGCGACGCAGATCCCTGA